In Archangium violaceum, the following are encoded in one genomic region:
- a CDS encoding tyrosine-type recombinase/integrase encodes MINGRNYKVSTRATTLRAAMEQLKRFETDPEHYNPAGSSHEEPIYLDAPLAAEFLAYSRDVDKNSPTWVKKQQGYLAWWVDQLKSRDLRKVTLLDDILPALERVKARGHRIAVLKRVYSWLRKVKHVLSVAEDPTFGRLTVPQARPEQWKRDKVIPREHYLLAREHLAPHWRDGMDVQAGTGWHVSELVRFAKMGSVEPYRGEAEGIAGVLVCPQTKSGEPLRTAVSAEVLEAGKRLVERGSFSFEKYALAIKGACKVAGIPLFTPGRFRHSVATWAIEKGADPASVAAFLNHKSPATTRRFYATHAVPTKVPTLC; translated from the coding sequence ATGATCAACGGGCGGAACTACAAGGTCAGCACGCGGGCGACCACGCTCCGAGCGGCCATGGAACAGCTCAAGCGGTTCGAGACCGACCCGGAGCACTACAACCCGGCGGGCTCGTCCCACGAGGAGCCCATCTACCTGGACGCGCCGCTCGCGGCTGAATTCCTCGCCTACTCGCGCGACGTGGACAAGAACAGCCCCACCTGGGTGAAGAAGCAGCAGGGCTACCTCGCGTGGTGGGTCGACCAACTCAAGAGCCGGGACCTGCGGAAGGTCACGCTCCTCGATGACATCCTCCCCGCCCTGGAGCGAGTGAAGGCCCGGGGTCATCGGATCGCGGTCCTCAAGCGCGTCTACTCGTGGTTGCGCAAGGTGAAGCACGTCCTCTCGGTGGCCGAGGATCCGACCTTCGGGCGGCTCACCGTGCCCCAGGCCCGGCCCGAACAGTGGAAGCGGGACAAGGTGATTCCCCGGGAGCACTACCTCCTGGCCCGAGAGCACCTTGCGCCTCACTGGCGCGATGGGATGGACGTGCAGGCGGGCACCGGCTGGCACGTCTCCGAACTGGTGCGCTTCGCCAAGATGGGGAGCGTGGAGCCGTACCGAGGCGAGGCCGAGGGGATCGCGGGCGTGCTGGTGTGTCCGCAGACCAAGAGCGGCGAGCCCTTGCGCACCGCCGTGTCCGCCGAGGTGCTGGAAGCCGGGAAGCGGCTGGTGGAGCGGGGCTCGTTCAGCTTCGAGAAGTACGCCCTGGCCATCAAGGGCGCCTGCAAGGTGGCGGGCATCCCGCTCTTCACGCCGGGACGGTTCCGGCATTCCGTCGCCACCTGGGCCATCGAGAAGGGAGCGGACCCAGCCTCGGTGGCGGCCTTCCTCAACCACAAGAGCCCAGCGACTACGCGGCGCTTCTACGCGACGCATGCCGTCCCAACGAAGGTTCCCACTCTATGTTGA
- a CDS encoding RsmB/NOP family class I SAM-dependent RNA methyltransferase has product MLDRTLRAHRLLSREQRQALAEVVFNVGLWRRRLGFLLANPEAPPPALLFAFLHRLAGVPAGEAARLAGLAAPLDLVSEEPPSLALRYSLPDWLAEHFTRELGPSAGDFCAHLNVPGPITLRVNRLRTTREALEHRLRSESVETRPGSLSPLALHVVGPRPNLYGLTSLREGLFEVQDEGSQLLGLLVEARPGETVLDLCAGAGGKTLQLGAAMENRGRLLAYDPDAERLDRLLLRSARAGLSIVQVLRAPPEGVLADRVLVDAPCSELGSLRRGPDLRFRLEPSSLSVLPWEQQDILRRARRLVRPGGRLVYATCTVNRAENEAVVLGFLREAPEFRLVPPGAGWLDPSCVRDGFLFCAPHLHGTDGFFAAVLERGDG; this is encoded by the coding sequence GTGCTCGATCGCACCCTCCGCGCCCACCGGCTCCTCTCCCGCGAGCAGCGTCAGGCCCTCGCCGAGGTCGTCTTCAACGTCGGCCTGTGGCGGCGTCGTCTCGGGTTCCTCCTGGCCAACCCCGAGGCACCCCCTCCCGCGCTCCTCTTCGCCTTCCTGCACCGGCTCGCCGGTGTCCCCGCCGGCGAGGCCGCCCGGCTCGCCGGACTCGCGGCGCCCCTGGACCTCGTCTCCGAGGAGCCTCCGTCCCTCGCCCTCCGGTACTCCCTGCCGGACTGGCTCGCCGAGCACTTCACCCGGGAGCTCGGCCCCTCCGCTGGCGACTTCTGCGCCCACCTCAATGTCCCCGGCCCCATCACGCTCCGGGTGAATCGGCTCCGCACCACTCGTGAAGCCCTGGAGCACCGGCTGCGCTCCGAGAGCGTCGAGACCCGCCCTGGCTCGCTCAGCCCCCTCGCGCTCCACGTCGTGGGCCCCAGGCCCAACCTCTACGGGCTCACCTCCCTGCGCGAGGGCCTCTTCGAAGTGCAGGACGAGGGCAGTCAGCTCCTCGGGCTCCTCGTCGAGGCCCGGCCCGGGGAGACCGTGCTCGACCTGTGCGCCGGGGCCGGGGGCAAGACGCTCCAGCTCGGCGCCGCCATGGAGAACCGGGGTCGGCTCCTCGCGTATGACCCGGATGCCGAGCGGCTCGATCGGCTCCTGCTGCGCTCCGCCCGGGCGGGCCTCTCCATCGTCCAGGTGCTCCGGGCTCCTCCCGAGGGGGTGCTCGCCGATCGGGTGCTCGTGGATGCCCCGTGCTCGGAGCTGGGCTCCCTTCGGCGCGGGCCGGATCTGCGCTTCCGTCTCGAGCCCTCGTCCCTGTCCGTGTTGCCTTGGGAGCAACAGGACATCCTCCGGCGTGCTCGCCGGCTCGTACGCCCCGGCGGGCGGCTGGTCTACGCCACCTGCACCGTCAATCGCGCCGAGAACGAGGCGGTGGTGCTCGGGTTCCTTCGCGAGGCCCCCGAGTTCCGGCTCGTGCCCCCCGGCGCCGGGTGGTTGGACCCCTCGTGTGTCCGGGATGGATTTTTGTTCTGTGCGCCGCATCTGCACGGGACCGATGGGTTCTTCGCCGCCGTGTTGGAACGCGGGGACGGGTAG
- a CDS encoding S66 peptidase family protein: MKAPVRWLKPLPLRPRDTVHVVAPAGPFDLPSFEVGLGVIGQRYSPVHRPDLFEAWRYLAGSDSRRAEELARALTDRDARAVFCARGGYGAMRLLPSLPLADTAPTALVGFSDITALHLPLQGLGRVTIHGPVITHLGKQPPEVLEYLFRLLESPEPPPPLEGKASYVPGVVEGPLLGGNLSVFSRLLGTPYMPPLDGAVLFLEDVGERPYRLDRMWTHLRLAGVFSRVRGIVLGDFTDCDEKAAPYGSADVLRSLAEETGLPCAAGFPVGHVIPNYPIALGTQVRLDAGVARLTFLEGAVQA; the protein is encoded by the coding sequence ATGAAGGCGCCCGTGCGTTGGCTCAAGCCCCTCCCGCTGCGTCCTCGCGACACCGTCCACGTCGTCGCCCCCGCTGGACCCTTCGATCTCCCCAGCTTCGAGGTCGGTCTCGGCGTCATCGGACAGCGCTACTCGCCTGTCCATCGGCCCGATCTCTTCGAGGCCTGGCGTTATCTCGCCGGCTCCGATTCCCGCCGGGCCGAGGAGCTGGCCCGCGCCCTCACAGACCGTGACGCCCGCGCCGTCTTCTGCGCCCGGGGTGGCTATGGCGCCATGCGCCTCCTGCCGTCGCTCCCGCTCGCGGACACCGCGCCCACCGCGCTCGTCGGCTTCTCGGACATCACCGCCCTCCACCTGCCGCTCCAGGGGCTCGGCCGCGTCACCATCCACGGGCCCGTCATCACCCACCTGGGCAAGCAGCCTCCCGAGGTCCTGGAGTATCTCTTCCGTCTCCTCGAATCCCCCGAGCCCCCTCCGCCCCTCGAGGGCAAGGCCTCCTACGTGCCCGGCGTCGTCGAGGGCCCGCTTCTCGGCGGCAACCTCTCCGTGTTCTCCCGGTTGCTGGGCACGCCCTACATGCCCCCGCTCGATGGGGCCGTCCTCTTCCTCGAGGACGTGGGCGAGCGCCCCTACCGGCTCGACCGCATGTGGACGCACCTGCGGCTCGCGGGCGTCTTCTCGCGGGTGCGTGGCATCGTGCTCGGTGACTTCACCGACTGCGATGAGAAGGCCGCCCCCTACGGCAGCGCCGACGTGCTCCGCTCGCTCGCCGAGGAGACGGGCCTGCCCTGTGCCGCTGGCTTCCCGGTCGGCCACGTCATCCCCAACTACCCCATCGCGCTGGGCACCCAGGTGCGGTTGGATGCCGGTGTGGCGCGCCTCACCTTCCTTGAAGGAGCGGTGCAGGCATGA